The window GCTGTCCTTCCGCCTGGGCGCGCAGGGTGGGCCGCTGGGCGGTGGCGGGGCGGTGGACCTGTTCATCGGCCTGGAGGGCCGGCGCTTCGGCGTGGACGCGCGCCTCACCGGCCTGGGGCTGCCCACGGATGACGGCTCGGAGGGCTCGGACACCATCTCCCTGGTGGAGGCGCACCTGACGTGGGCGCTCGTCTCGCTGGAGCGGGTGCGGCTGCGCGCGGAGGCCGGGGTGAGCACCGCCAGCGCGCCGGACATCGACTTCGTCGGCGCCAGCATGGGCATGTCGCTGGAGGCGTGCATCGGCGGCCCGCTGGACGTGGAGACGCGGGTGCAGGCCACGCCCTTCCCCTACCGGCAGGTGGACGCGAGCGCCGCGCTGGCGCTGCACCTGGGCGCGCTGGTGCTGCGCGGCGGCTACCGGGGCATGGTGCTGGATGACGCGGGCCTCGTGGACGGCGTCACCCACGTGGACACGTTCCATGGCCCCTTCTTCGGCGCGGGGCTGACGTACTAGCTGCCGCTCCCGGTGGCGGCGTCCTGACCCGGGCAGTGCCGCCGCACCATGGTCAGCAGCGTCTCCAACCTGACGGGCTTGCGCAGCAGGGCCGCCACGCCGGGTGGCACGGGCTGCGGGTCTCCCGTCAACCCCACCACCCGCGTCCGATTGAAGCGCGCGTCCGCCCTCAGCCGCTCCACCAGGACGCTGCCGCGCACCAGCGGCGTCTCCAGGTCGATGAGCACCAGGCAGGGCGTCTCGAGCGCGGTGAGCAACCGCAGCCCCTCCTCCCCATCCAGGGCCAGCACCACCTCATGTCCCTCGTCGCGGAGGGCCTCCGCCATCGCCCCCCGGAGGTCCGGATCGTCCTCGACGAGGAGGACCGTGGAGCGCGCTGACACCTGGGTCACGACAGCCACCCTAGCCGCTCTTTTCGCGTGAGGCACGTGAGTCGTGCATCCGCGTCACGCGTCGGGGGCTCACTGTCGGACCATGAGCATCTGCATGGCGGAATCATGCAGATATTACAGGCCCCCGGAGCCCTGGCGGCGCGGGCCTGATGACCCGGCGACACCGGCTGCTGCTGCAACCGCGAGGCGGGAGCTTCCAGGAGCGCGCGTCTTGCTGCACGTTCGGCGGGGCTCGAGGGTCCACCCGCGGTCAGTCGCCCCGCGCCCCGGAGGAGGGCCTGTCCGGCGGCGCACAGGAGATGTTGGGCGACGACAGGCACCTCCCGGGGGCCCATGGAATCCCACCCCGGGAAGACGGTTGAATCCCCCGGTTCCCGAGTCCAGAGAAGAGGAGAGGCCCGTGCCCTCTGTGAAGTCCCTGCTGTGCGCCGCGCTCGCGGCCGGTGTCCTCCTGGGTTCTGCTTCCGCCGAGGCGCGCTTCGGCAAGCGCTCCTCCTCGTCGGGGGGCAACAAGGACGGGGGCTCGCGCCCGTCGCGGGACGAGCGGCCCCGCACGCACCGGGCCACACCCGTCCAGCAGGAGCCGAAGGACGACGATGACGACGCCCCCCGGCGCAGGCGCCGCGTGGTGGTGGCGCGCCGTCCCCTGGTGGACCTCGTCGTGGCGGGCGCCATCCTCGCCCCCCGGCCGCGCCCGGTGGTGGCCCTCACCCGGGTGCGGAAGGAGCGGCACGAGGCCGTGCCCCTGCTCGTCCGCCTGGGTGTGCAGGGAGACCTGCTCGGCGACGGCGGGGCCATGGGGCTGTCCATGGCGATGGAGGGACGGCGCATGGGACTCGACACGCGCTACACCGGCCTGGTGCTGCCGGCGGATGACGGCTCGGACGAGCTGGACCGCATCAGCCTGCTGAGCGCGCACGTCACCGCGGCGCTGTGGGCGGGAGACCGCGGCCGCGTGCGCGTGGAGGCCGGTGTGGCCAGCGCGCATGCGCCGCATGTCCTCTTCGTGGGCCCCAGCTTCGGCGCCTCGGTGGAGGCGTGCATCGGCCGCTCGCCAGTGGACGTGGAGGCGCGCCTGCAGGCCACGCCCTTCCCGCACCGGCAGGTGGATGCGCAGGCCGGCCTGGCCCTGCACCTGGGCGCCTTCAACATGCGAGGCGGCTGGCGCGGGCTGTACCTCAACGATGCCGGCCACGTGGACGACGTGGAGCACGCCGAGGGCTTCGCGGGCCCCTACGCGGGGCTCGGACTGACGTTCTGAAGTCCGGCGGCGCGCGGGCCCGGGTCCGCCGTGGGCGGTGTCCCGGGCCAGGTCGCCGCTGGGAAGAGAAGACACTCCAGGCCGGAGCCACCCGGGTGGGGAGCTCCGGCCCTGAAAGACCTACTCGTCGGACGCCGCGGCCATGGGCACCGCCGAGCCGCCGATGTCCCCCACCGTGGTGGAGCCTCCCGTCCGCTTCCCGCGACGCTTGGGCGGAGGCGCCAGCTTCGGCGCGGTGCCGAAGAGCCGCTCATACGTCTCGGGCGTGTTGATGTTGACCACCACGCCGGGGTCCTTCACCGGCACCCGCCGCAGCTTCAGTGCCGTCAGCGCGGGCTCCAGCTGCGCGCCCTCGGCGGTGCGCAGCCGCTCGGCGGCGGCGCGGGAGAGCACCAGGGGCCAGCCCGGCGCACTCTCGAACTCCGGACGCAGCAGCTCGTCCGTCTCGCCCACCAGCTTGAGCAGGGACTTGAGCGTGGAGGCCCGGAGCGCGGGCATGTCCACCGGGTGCAGGAGCACGACGTCCGCACCCGCCTCCAGCGCGGCCTCCAGCCCCGTCTTCACGGAGACCAGCAGCCCTTCCTGCCACCGCTCGGCCTCCACCATGTCCAGCCCCGGGTGCTGCTCGCGCACCACCTCGGAGTCCTTTCCGACCACCGCCAGCACCGAGCAGCCCGCCTTGCCAAAGGTGGACGCCAGGGACTGGAGGAAGCTCTTTCCCCCTTCGTGTTCGATGAGTGCCTTGGGATGGGCCATCCGCCGGGCCTCACCCGCAGCGAGGATGATTGCGACCGCCTTCATGCCACGCCTCCTCCGCCCCCCTGAAATGAACGCCTGTAGGCCCGGGGGCCACCGGTTACAGGCTGTGGACTCGACGTAGGATTGCAGCCCGCCCTCAAGTCCGAGCCGTCAGCCAGCCGCCAGTCACTCGGAATGGGTGTTGGCTGGAAGAGATTCCCAGGCGGTAGAACGTCCACCAGCCACCATGGACGCCCTCCCGGCCTTCGAGTGAGCCGGGCCTCGCGCTGATTTACCGCACCCTCAGCTCACGGAAGCTGACGCCATCCAGCGCGAGCCTTTGCACGGCCTCCACCAAGCGCTGGCTTGCGACAATCAGGGTCGTCCAGGCGTCGAGCCGGAACAGGTCCGTGTGCTCCGGCAGGGAGGCCGCATCGAGGATGGGGGGCTCTGGCATCGCGTGACGGACGCTTCCGCACTTCGGGCACGGAGGAGTGCGGTCCGGCGGCAGGCAGTCCGGATGGAAGCGTCCGTGGAGCTCGAGCTGCAACGCGAGCAGGCCGGGAGGGCTTTTCTCGCGAAAGCGCACGGCGAGTGGGCAGCCCGTCAACCCGCGCACGCCCACGCCTTGAAGCTGCTCCAGCGCCTCGCGGCGGAGGTAGAGCGACCAGGGGTTCTGCATGAAGAGTGGGCCGAAGGTGCCACTGGCTGTGCCTGTCAGCGGGCCGAAGTCCGCGCCGGGCTCGAGGCGGGCCCAGCCGGGTGCGTGGGGCCGCACCCGTTCCCTGAGCCGGAGGAAGTCCTCGAAGCCGACCTGCCGGCCCGGGTCTTCGAGCTCCTTGCGCTCAAGCTCGGGCAGGCTCGACAGGTCGACACAGGGATACTGGAGGCCCGCCTGGCCACCGCCCGCGCCACACCCGGGACAGGCAGTGATGCCAGGGAACCCCCATCTGGGAACGGCACGCAGGTCGCCCGTGTAGCCCGCCGCCCTGTCCTCTTCGACCTGGTAGAACCTCAAACGCCCTTCCTCCTCACGCGGCTGCCGTCACCGGCTGTAGTAGGGCATGACCTTCCCGGTCAGCTCAAAGCGGAACATCAGCTCGCCGGCATGGCGGTAGATGACCTCTGGCGGAGGAGGACGCGGGTGGGCCTTGATGAAGTCCGCCCAGGCCTGATTCCAGCGTCCTCCTCGTGGCCCGCCGCCGTGAATGCGCCAGTGGACGTACTCCGGGATGAGCAGTGTGAAGTCGTGAATCTTGATGCCCGCCCGCTGGAAGTAGAGGGCGAGGTCAGGGGCCTGGGGAAAGATGTGGTGCCTGACGAACCGACCCGCCGGGAGCTGGAAGACCGGGCGCACCTGGACATCGGGGCGCCACTGGAAGGTCATCACCGGCTGGGCGCTACTGCGTATTCCCAGGCGCACGCCCCAGCCCCTGCGCAGCGGAGGCCGCGCAGCGGGCATGTTCGCTGGTGCTACCTGCGGCGCGAGGTCTTCGCAGCGAAAGAAGGCGCACCAGCCTTCGTCACAGCCCAGGGTGACGCACTGGTCTGCGCCCGGGCGCTCACACGTGGCAGTGATTTCCGCGCCAGCCACGACCTGCGTCGCGGGAGTAGAGGATGCGCACGCCAGCAGCAGCGCGGTCAGCCCCAGGAGACACGGAGACGAGAGGGCGGAGCGCATGAGCATTCCTCATCCCAACTGCTCGGGTGAGAAAGCGCAAACACCGCAGGGGGCATCTGCGTCCGCCTGGCGGCACCCGTGAAGGCGCCGGCCATGAAATGCCCGCCCCTTGAAGCCGGGGGCCTGCCACCGTGCCCATCGGCGCTCACGTCCGCCAGTGAACGGGCCCGGGCTCTCCGCGCTCAGTGCAGCCAGCGCGGCGAGGCGTCGGACAGCGCCGGCTCGTACGGAAGCACCGTCGTTTCTTCCGGGACGCTCAGTGCCTTCACGGTCAGAATTTCAGCCAGCCGGGCCAGGGGCGCGGACGCCGAGAGGCGCTGCAGCTCCCCTTCCGTCACCTCGCCCAGCAGCTCTCCACCCCTGCCGTCCACCACCGGCAGCACGTGAACTCCGTGGTGATGCATCACCTGGAGTGCGGAGAGGACCGTGTCCTCGGGGAAGAGCGTCACCGCGCGAACAATGAGGGACTGGAGCTGGGGACTTCGGCAACTCGTCACGGAATGCCTCCGGAAACCAAGGCGCTGGGGCCTCGCGGATCAGCCATAGCAAGGGGCTTGCCGACGCAAAGCCGCGTCCCGAAAGCAGGACACACAACCTGCGACAAGGTACGCGCGATAATCCCGCTACACTCCCCCAGGTCGTCCTCCCGGAGCCTCCTCACCATGAGCGTGAAGCCCCCCTCCTCCTCCGTCCCGGCCGCCCCCAGGCGCGCCCCGGAGGCGCCCGTCCCGCAGGCCCCGCGCAAGGCAGAGAAGAACGACCTCCTCTCCAAGCTGGGTCAGGGCCTCCAGAACGTGGCCCGCAAGGCGGATCAGCTCGTCGACGGCTTCGAGGCCCGCCTCCCCGACCTCGGCCGCCTCGGCCTGCCGAAGCCGCCGGGCATGCTCGGCTCCGGAGACAAGCCGTGGGCGGGCATCACCCTCACCGGCAAGCCGCTCCAGATTCCCTTCGACAAGCTGCTCGACGTGGACCTGGGCGACCTGCGCAAGGTCCTCGAGCGCGTCCTCCCGCCGAAAATCGACGACGCGCAGGGCAAGCAGCTCGTCGCCCAGACGCAGGGCTTCCGTGACTCGCTCTCCAAGGTGCGCGCGCTGGGCCTGGAGCTGGACCTGCTCCCCGCCACCCACCCGCGCCACGCCGAGGTGAAGGCCGCGCTCGCGAAGGCCGAGGCCGAGCTGACGAAGACGTCCGGCTACACCCGCGCCACCGCGCCCCGCCCGGGCTCGCTGTGGGTGGATCCGCAGTTCATGGCGAAGGAAGTCCCCAACGGCCAGCTGCACGCCAGCAAGTTCCCCGCCGGCACGCCGGTGACGAAGCCGCCCGCGCCCCTGGACTTCATCTCCGGCGGCGACGCGACGAAGGCCGCCCGGTACACGGCGTCCGTGGCGAAGGCCCGCGAGGCGGCCGGCATGCCCGTGCAGGGCGGCGAGCCCATCGGCGTGCACCTCAGCCTCGAGGGCGGCGGCGGCAAGGGCAAGCGCTACGCGGCGATGATTGGCGAGATGCAGGAGCTGGGCGTGGTGCCGGTGAGCCTGACGGGCACGTCGGCCGGCTCCATCGCCGCGGCCCTCGCCGCCACCGGCGCCACGCCGAAGCAGCTGGAGGACGTGGCGAAGGACCCGCGCCTGGGCAAGCTCTACGACTTCGACTTCGACCTGAAGGACGGCGGCCTCCTGGATGGCCAGGCCGCGTATGACCTCTTCGACCAGAAGCTGCGCGAACTGACGGGCATCAAGGACCGCCCCGTCACCTTCGCGGACCTGAAGGTGCCCCTGCAGCTCGTGGCCGCGAAGGCGATGGACACCGCGGTGGGCCCCGAGGGCTTCAAGAGCGCGAAGGACCGCATCTTCGTCTTCAGCCAGGAGACGACGCCGGACACGCCGGTGGCGCTCGCCATGCGCGCCTCCATGGCCATCCCCGGCGTCTTCGAGCCCGTGCAGGTGGTGGACCCCACCACCGGCCGCCGCATGCACCTGGTGGACGGCGGCACGCTGGACAACCTGCCCATGGGCTACAACAAGAACGACCTGCCGCAGATTGGCGCGTCGCTCTACTCGCGAGGCAACGCGCACCCCGTGAATGGCCAGGCCACGCCCAGGCCGCTGCCCACCGGCCAGCTCGACACCGACGACGTGGTGTGGAACGGCTTCAACGGCTTCGCGCTGCTGAAGGACAACGCCACCAACGCGCAGGACTGGAAGGACCGCACCCAGCCGCGCGCCAACCAGTTCATGCTCAGCGTGCCCACCTGGGACCTCACCAACCCCAAGCAGGGCAACAGCATGCTCGGCTTCGGCTACGACGCGAAGGTGGACCCCGCGCTCGATGCGCAGACGCGCGGCGTGACGCGCGACTTCCTGCGCGGCTTCATGGACGACCTGAAGCAG of the Pyxidicoccus xibeiensis genome contains:
- a CDS encoding response regulator — translated: MAVVTQVSARSTVLLVEDDPDLRGAMAEALRDEGHEVVLALDGEEGLRLLTALETPCLVLIDLETPLVRGSVLVERLRADARFNRTRVVGLTGDPQPVPPGVAALLRKPVRLETLLTMVRRHCPGQDAATGSGS
- a CDS encoding nucleotidyltransferase family protein codes for the protein MKAVAIILAAGEARRMAHPKALIEHEGGKSFLQSLASTFGKAGCSVLAVVGKDSEVVREQHPGLDMVEAERWQEGLLVSVKTGLEAALEAGADVVLLHPVDMPALRASTLKSLLKLVGETDELLRPEFESAPGWPLVLSRAAAERLRTAEGAQLEPALTALKLRRVPVKDPGVVVNINTPETYERLFGTAPKLAPPPKRRGKRTGGSTTVGDIGGSAVPMAAASDE
- the sitI6 gene encoding SitI6 family double-CXXCG motif immunity protein, with amino-acid sequence MRFYQVEEDRAAGYTGDLRAVPRWGFPGITACPGCGAGGGQAGLQYPCVDLSSLPELERKELEDPGRQVGFEDFLRLRERVRPHAPGWARLEPGADFGPLTGTASGTFGPLFMQNPWSLYLRREALEQLQGVGVRGLTGCPLAVRFREKSPPGLLALQLELHGRFHPDCLPPDRTPPCPKCGSVRHAMPEPPILDAASLPEHTDLFRLDAWTTLIVASQRLVEAVQRLALDGVSFRELRVR
- the sitA6 gene encoding SitA6 family polymorphic toxin lipoprotein, with protein sequence MRSALSSPCLLGLTALLLACASSTPATQVVAGAEITATCERPGADQCVTLGCDEGWCAFFRCEDLAPQVAPANMPAARPPLRRGWGVRLGIRSSAQPVMTFQWRPDVQVRPVFQLPAGRFVRHHIFPQAPDLALYFQRAGIKIHDFTLLIPEYVHWRIHGGGPRGGRWNQAWADFIKAHPRPPPPEVIYRHAGELMFRFELTGKVMPYYSR
- a CDS encoding CBS domain-containing protein — protein: MTSCRSPQLQSLIVRAVTLFPEDTVLSALQVMHHHGVHVLPVVDGRGGELLGEVTEGELQRLSASAPLARLAEILTVKALSVPEETTVLPYEPALSDASPRWLH
- a CDS encoding patatin-like phospholipase family protein, with the protein product MSVKPPSSSVPAAPRRAPEAPVPQAPRKAEKNDLLSKLGQGLQNVARKADQLVDGFEARLPDLGRLGLPKPPGMLGSGDKPWAGITLTGKPLQIPFDKLLDVDLGDLRKVLERVLPPKIDDAQGKQLVAQTQGFRDSLSKVRALGLELDLLPATHPRHAEVKAALAKAEAELTKTSGYTRATAPRPGSLWVDPQFMAKEVPNGQLHASKFPAGTPVTKPPAPLDFISGGDATKAARYTASVAKAREAAGMPVQGGEPIGVHLSLEGGGGKGKRYAAMIGEMQELGVVPVSLTGTSAGSIAAALAATGATPKQLEDVAKDPRLGKLYDFDFDLKDGGLLDGQAAYDLFDQKLRELTGIKDRPVTFADLKVPLQLVAAKAMDTAVGPEGFKSAKDRIFVFSQETTPDTPVALAMRASMAIPGVFEPVQVVDPTTGRRMHLVDGGTLDNLPMGYNKNDLPQIGASLYSRGNAHPVNGQATPRPLPTGQLDTDDVVWNGFNGFALLKDNATNAQDWKDRTQPRANQFMLSVPTWDLTNPKQGNSMLGFGYDAKVDPALDAQTRGVTRDFLRGFMDDLKQPGSRGTNLTTQVPPGMKFDEQVRIWGEPFRVTYSGGDTVVATAANGKRHEVKLGKQQIEAMWLDDQAFGDLGAQLSHALSDPRSVRPSWLPF